A window of the Myxococcus virescens genome harbors these coding sequences:
- a CDS encoding vWA domain-containing protein: MNRSLLLVAATGVLAVGALLLGTPPTPPGPPPPAVTDTSHTVRRPEDPPATRTLALVTSKPEDGALHMTGKLSGAYVQTGPSEAFAWLELKARPAEAGQRVPVSLALVLDRSGSMNGQKLADARRAATELVQRLTPEDRLAFIDYGTDVRVQPSQRMTEEARAELLTLIAGLQDDGSTNISGALDAAANALRPHMREYRVSRAILLSDGQPTTGLLSEAGLLNQVHRLRRDGITVSALGVGRDYQETLMRGMAEQGGGFSGFIDDSARLAEVFSRELDQATSTVARMVELRLDVPPEVQDVEVMGMASFREGNVLKVPLYDMASAQTVRVMAKLTLNTPRSAGALALLNARVHYVDVARDLPAETALQLTAEVTSDLDLVREHLDKEVRVHATRALGTQHMVAAAEEMKRGNKAKARSLLDNARTIFGSSAAALSGELADVNRSQAALAGASSAEEAQAESRNLLKKSIKNFGQNNTY; the protein is encoded by the coding sequence ATGAACCGCTCACTGCTGCTGGTCGCCGCGACGGGAGTGCTCGCCGTGGGCGCGCTCCTGCTGGGCACGCCGCCCACGCCGCCCGGACCGCCCCCTCCCGCCGTCACGGACACCAGCCACACGGTGCGGCGCCCGGAGGACCCGCCCGCCACGCGGACGCTGGCGCTGGTGACGTCCAAGCCGGAGGACGGCGCCCTGCACATGACAGGCAAGCTGTCCGGCGCGTACGTACAGACGGGGCCCAGCGAGGCCTTCGCGTGGCTGGAGCTGAAGGCGCGCCCCGCGGAGGCCGGCCAGCGGGTGCCCGTCAGCCTGGCGCTGGTGCTGGACCGCTCCGGCTCCATGAACGGCCAGAAGCTGGCCGACGCCCGGCGCGCCGCCACGGAGCTGGTGCAGCGCCTGACGCCCGAGGACCGGCTCGCCTTCATCGACTACGGCACCGACGTGCGGGTGCAACCCAGCCAGCGGATGACGGAGGAGGCGCGCGCGGAGCTGCTGACCCTCATCGCCGGGCTGCAGGATGACGGCAGCACCAACATCAGCGGCGCGCTCGACGCCGCGGCCAACGCCCTGCGGCCCCACATGCGCGAGTACCGCGTCAGCCGCGCCATCCTGCTGAGCGACGGCCAGCCCACCACGGGCCTCCTGTCCGAAGCGGGCCTGCTGAACCAGGTCCACCGGCTGCGCCGCGACGGCATCACCGTCAGCGCGCTGGGCGTGGGCCGGGACTATCAGGAGACGCTGATGCGCGGCATGGCCGAGCAGGGGGGCGGCTTCTCCGGCTTCATCGACGACTCGGCGCGACTGGCGGAGGTCTTCTCCCGCGAGCTGGACCAGGCGACCAGCACCGTGGCGCGAATGGTGGAGCTGCGGCTGGACGTCCCGCCCGAAGTGCAGGACGTGGAGGTCATGGGCATGGCGTCCTTCCGCGAGGGCAACGTGCTGAAGGTGCCGCTGTACGACATGGCCAGCGCCCAGACGGTGCGCGTCATGGCGAAGCTGACGCTGAACACCCCGCGGAGCGCCGGCGCGCTCGCGCTGCTGAACGCCCGGGTGCACTACGTCGACGTGGCGCGTGACCTGCCGGCGGAGACGGCGCTGCAGCTCACCGCGGAGGTGACGAGCGACCTGGACCTCGTGCGCGAGCACCTGGACAAGGAGGTGCGCGTCCACGCGACCCGGGCGTTGGGCACCCAGCACATGGTGGCTGCCGCGGAGGAGATGAAGCGCGGCAACAAGGCGAAGGCCCGTAGCCTGCTGGACAACGCCCGGACCATTTTCGGCTCCTCCGCGGCCGCGCTGTCCGGGGAGCTTGCGGACGTGAACCGCTCCCAGGCAGCCTTGGCGGGCGCGTCCAGCGCGGAGGAGGCGCAGGCCGAGTCGCGCAACCTCCTCAAGAAGTCCATCAAGAACTTCGGCCAGAACAATACGTACTAG
- a CDS encoding PAS domain S-box protein, with the protein MQKPHSTPDWTSNEHRYRGVIDSLREVVFQTDLAGTWTFLNPAWTDITGFSVEESLGRSFSEFLHPDDRERDPEPLQKLFAGEVEFVRHEMRYLTRDGSYRWVEVFARLMHDDDGGILGTAGTLNDFTERKAADGALARRERYLTALVDMQQRLLATQDGGDLYGPALAPLGHASGASRVYVFELHRAQDGAILSSQRAEWCAPGVKPEIDNPDLQNVPMEPALRRWTETLSRGDVIEGLVESFPASERELLDPQSILSLLVLPLRVRGVLTGFVGFDNTLEARRWDRLEVDLLSAAAGAISMALERRESERALRERERRFRQLAENASDVLYVYRREAPRGFAYVSRVAHTKLGYGPVAHYADAELWYRRVHEEDRALMEQLLEAPEPFQGAPVVVRFLHPDGRTLWLEHVVAPVTDASGRMVAVEGLARDITERRQAEEALRLSEASFRALLEGVPDAAAIERDNQIVYANAALVATLGFERADQLVGRPLTEFVRDMRSPDAVRAGALTGERRLVRRDGRTRVAEVVSLPLRFDGQPAVVSIARDVTEQRQLQARLTLADRLASVGTLAAGIAHEINNPLAFVLSNLGFLSDEFSRSLPPGDGAAALQARLKGEPDLGEWQEVLQEACEGAERVRQIVRQLKTFSRPDEERVSPLDVHAVLESVAMMAANEIRHRAQLRRDYGDIPPVMANEGKLSQVFLNLVVNAAQAIPEGAAHRHEIRLATRVNGAGRVVVEVADTGVGIAREVIDRIFDPFFTTKPVGVGTGLGLSICHSIISGLGGDITVDSEPERGTLFRVVLPTPETVERAKPSEPDARQAPRAPRGRVLVVDDEPAVGRVLQRILREHQVDVACSGRQALELLERGLKPDAVLCDVMMPDLTGRDVYEAVRRQYAGLEHRFVFVSGGAFTSGARDFLASIPNLMLEKPFDEARVRGVVEELVRQRQPAHDA; encoded by the coding sequence ATGCAGAAGCCGCACTCCACGCCTGACTGGACCTCCAACGAACACCGTTACCGAGGCGTCATCGACAGCCTGCGGGAAGTGGTGTTCCAGACAGACCTGGCGGGGACGTGGACCTTCCTCAACCCGGCCTGGACGGACATCACCGGCTTCAGCGTGGAGGAGAGCCTGGGCCGCTCCTTCTCGGAGTTCCTCCACCCGGATGACCGGGAGCGCGACCCGGAGCCGCTCCAGAAGCTGTTCGCGGGGGAAGTGGAGTTCGTGCGCCATGAGATGCGCTACCTCACGCGCGACGGGAGCTACCGCTGGGTGGAGGTGTTCGCCCGGCTGATGCACGACGACGACGGTGGCATCCTGGGCACGGCGGGCACGCTCAACGACTTCACCGAGCGCAAGGCGGCGGACGGCGCGCTGGCGCGGCGCGAGCGCTACCTCACCGCGCTGGTGGACATGCAGCAGCGGCTGCTGGCCACGCAGGATGGCGGCGACCTCTACGGGCCCGCGCTGGCGCCGCTGGGCCACGCGTCGGGCGCCAGCCGCGTCTACGTGTTCGAGCTGCACCGGGCGCAGGACGGCGCCATCCTGAGCAGCCAGCGCGCGGAGTGGTGCGCGCCCGGCGTGAAGCCCGAAATCGACAACCCGGACCTCCAGAACGTGCCCATGGAGCCCGCGCTGCGGCGCTGGACGGAGACGCTGTCGCGGGGCGACGTCATCGAGGGCCTGGTGGAGAGCTTCCCCGCGTCGGAGCGGGAGCTGCTGGACCCGCAGAGCATCCTGTCCCTGCTGGTGCTGCCCCTGCGCGTGCGCGGCGTGCTGACGGGGTTCGTGGGCTTCGACAACACCCTGGAGGCGCGGCGGTGGGACCGGCTGGAGGTGGACCTGCTGTCGGCGGCGGCGGGCGCCATCTCCATGGCGCTGGAGCGGCGCGAATCAGAGCGGGCGCTGCGCGAGCGCGAGCGGCGCTTCCGTCAGCTGGCGGAGAACGCGTCGGACGTCCTCTACGTGTACCGGCGCGAGGCCCCGCGCGGCTTCGCCTACGTCAGCCGCGTGGCCCACACCAAGCTGGGCTACGGGCCGGTGGCGCACTACGCGGACGCGGAGCTGTGGTACCGGCGCGTGCACGAGGAGGACCGCGCGCTGATGGAGCAGCTGCTGGAAGCGCCGGAGCCCTTCCAGGGCGCGCCGGTGGTGGTGCGCTTCCTCCACCCCGACGGGCGGACGCTGTGGCTGGAGCACGTGGTGGCGCCGGTGACGGACGCCTCCGGACGCATGGTGGCGGTGGAGGGCCTGGCGCGCGACATCACCGAGCGCCGGCAGGCGGAAGAAGCCCTGCGGTTGTCGGAGGCGAGCTTCCGCGCGCTGCTGGAGGGCGTGCCGGACGCGGCGGCCATCGAACGGGACAACCAGATTGTCTACGCCAACGCGGCGCTGGTGGCCACGCTGGGCTTCGAGCGCGCGGACCAGCTGGTGGGCCGCCCCCTCACGGAGTTCGTGCGGGACATGCGCAGCCCGGACGCGGTGCGGGCCGGCGCGCTCACCGGCGAGCGGCGGCTGGTGCGCAGGGACGGGCGCACCCGCGTGGCGGAGGTGGTGTCGTTGCCGCTGCGCTTCGACGGCCAGCCCGCGGTGGTCTCCATTGCCCGCGACGTGACGGAGCAGCGCCAGCTCCAGGCGCGGCTGACGCTGGCGGACCGGCTGGCGTCGGTGGGCACGCTGGCGGCGGGCATCGCGCACGAAATCAACAACCCGCTGGCCTTCGTGCTGTCCAACCTGGGCTTCCTGTCCGACGAGTTCAGCCGCAGCCTGCCGCCCGGGGACGGCGCGGCGGCGCTCCAGGCGCGGCTCAAGGGCGAGCCGGACCTGGGGGAATGGCAGGAGGTGCTGCAAGAGGCCTGTGAAGGCGCCGAGCGCGTGCGGCAGATTGTCCGCCAGCTCAAGACGTTCTCCCGGCCGGACGAGGAGCGCGTGTCACCGCTGGACGTCCACGCGGTGCTGGAGTCGGTGGCGATGATGGCGGCCAACGAAATCCGCCACCGCGCGCAGCTGCGGCGCGACTACGGCGACATCCCGCCCGTCATGGCCAACGAGGGCAAGCTCAGCCAGGTGTTCCTCAACCTCGTGGTGAACGCGGCGCAGGCCATTCCGGAGGGCGCCGCGCACCGGCACGAAATCCGGCTGGCCACGCGGGTGAACGGCGCCGGGCGCGTGGTGGTGGAGGTGGCGGACACGGGCGTGGGCATCGCGCGAGAGGTCATCGACCGCATCTTCGACCCCTTCTTCACCACCAAGCCGGTGGGCGTGGGCACGGGGCTGGGCCTGTCCATCTGCCACAGCATCATCAGCGGGCTGGGCGGCGACATCACCGTGGACAGCGAGCCGGAGCGAGGCACCCTCTTCCGGGTGGTGCTGCCCACGCCGGAGACGGTGGAGCGCGCGAAGCCCTCGGAGCCTGATGCGCGACAAGCACCGCGCGCGCCGCGCGGCCGGGTGCTGGTGGTGGATGACGAGCCCGCGGTGGGCCGGGTGTTGCAGCGCATCCTCCGCGAGCACCAGGTGGACGTGGCGTGCAGCGGGCGCCAGGCGCTGGAGCTGCTGGAGCGCGGGCTGAAACCGGACGCGGTGCTGTGCGACGTGATGATGCCGGACCTGACGGGGCGCGACGTGTACGAGGCCGTGCGGCGCCAGTACGCGGGGCTGGAGCACCGCTTCGTGTTCGTCTCCGGTGGCGCGTTCACCTCGGGCGCGCGGGACTTCCTGGCCAGCATCCCCAACCTGATGCTGGAGAAGCCCTTCGACGAAGCCCGTGTCCGCGGCGTGGTGGAAGAGCTCGTCCGGCAGCGACAGCCAGCGCACGACGCCTGA